The following proteins are co-located in the Pochonia chlamydosporia 170 chromosome 6, whole genome shotgun sequence genome:
- a CDS encoding SNF2 family helicase/ATPase (similar to Neosartorya fischeri NRRL 181 XP_001257772.1), whose translation MPQRTAARRPFKSAAISGIDLRIDDPFPLEVVDYFAAFLTTSEIGAVNGTDASVKRRKISAEPYSPVCLAKGRILFSRTFNGDDASPFAKTFEDVGRYLRFTLRNNTLSITSRPGAPQGSFATSISLKADEIEASTVKILEIVGANGKRDSPGDIWAKVAISLILHDRMVTTHISFDLNWNETPSPYYPLPNSNDRKTTSQLVDSFCPDTENDEESAWSPMDFYEAAHVPPKDDKGALDIQVPGLESTLFPYQRRTLQWLLSREGVGWSSSEARLQTIPLEDHKTSIDSFRTIQDADGKDVFISDLFQTITRDKSLYKRADRSVKGGILAEEMGLGKTLEILGLILLHRRVEHQAQQNGFKMDGLAATGATLIVTPESLRQQWITEIGRHAPSLRVKHYQGCKKMKDGQEETIIEELCGYDVVITTYSVLSAELHFALEPPQRSRRFERAYPRTTSPLVKISWWRLCLDEAQMIENGYSQAASVARVLPRVNAWGITGTPVKDDVKDLFGLLLFLRYEPYCSASQIWQALIAKHKPLFQQVFNSISLRHTKTLVRDEILLPAQKRFVISMPFTAVEEQHYQSLFKEMAEECGLETDGSPKKDEWTSEEYEDVMRIWLNRLRQTTLHPEVGLYNRRLLGYNKSRPMRTVDEVLTAMLEQSENAIRAEERAYLLNRLTRGQLYENSPRVKEALVLWEDVRTETERLVADARTKLKDAIREHGGEEAVHKAEEEDQARDMSETDDDDKDELEVKGKIGECRRRLRSALELHHKAVFFCANAYFQIKDNADMTVPDSEEFQRLKKLEDAGYDAAKALRREILRESNRKAMRLMNKIARNARNQTFADIPELATNPERGIESGRIVDNLEVLYGELNEQADVIDTWREEVIQLLLKPLVDEDDDVETTGEELGDSAKFQDLLMVYVTTLRAAIADRQDAISGQTNELAKHETETSLRLAKAGEGPAPEKMVQMLQLRAEIKPKLAHLSMRGAISEFRGLQSRLVRDTVSASREAVEAKIASDQLKTTQAQINDQNKVALALESEIESFKVAMNARLEYYRQLQAVSDAVLPLEGSKDETAINKLKQTEEDLRRKLSSAEAKHRYLVNLKEAGSKSNEPRMCVICQMPFVTGVLTVCGHQFCKECMTLWFKAHHNCPVCKRGLKPSNLHDIAIKPQQLQIRSEGTNDQGGSLQRRTTSSPKKTAIYSEFNEDKLAEIKNVELDGPSFTTKVDTLVRHLLWLRESDPGAKSIVFSQYRDFLHILRNAFRRFRIGHASIDDVNGITSFKEDPATEVFLLHARAHSSGLNLVNASHVFLCEPLLNTALELQAIARVDRIGQQHETTVWLYLVSGTVEESIYNLSVRRRMEHMGRRNAKAKGIATPEVLDANIEAANTLELEHAALSKLMSKDKSAGEMVDKGDLWDCLFGHVTGEDKGERDARIQEKAVMSYLAGEAAERRRDG comes from the exons ATGCCTCAGAGGACGGCGGCCCGACGGCCGTTTAAGTCCGCGGCTATATCAGGAATCGATCTCAGGATAGATG ATCCTTTCCCTTTAGAGGTGGTTGATTATTTTGCAGCATTTCTCACGACAAGCGAAATTGGGGCTGTGAATGGCACAGACGCCTCAGTGAAGCGTCGCAAAATCTCGGCTGAGCCATACTCTCCGGTTTGCTTGGCGAAAGGGAGAATTCTATTTTCTCGAACATTTAATGGGGATGATGCGTCACCATTTGCCAAAACATTCGAGGATGTTGGACGGTACTTGAGGTTCACTTTGCGCAATAACACCCTGTCGATTACCTCCCGACCGGGTGCTCCGCAAGGGTCATTTGCCACATCCATTTCCCTAAAAGCGGATGAGATTGAAGCGAGTACTGTCAAAATTCTTGAAATTGTTGGCGCAAATGGGAAACGGGACAGTCCTGGTGATATTTGGGCTAAAGTGGCGATATCACTCATCCTGCACGATCGCATGGTCACGACGCACATATCATTCGATTTGAATTGGAATGAAACACCGTCGCCGTACTATCCATTGCCGAATTCCAACGATCGAAAAACAACGTCACAACTGGTCGATTCGTTTTGCCCAGATACCGAGAACGACGAAGAGTCAGCATGGTCGCCTATGGACTTTTATGAGGCGGCGCATGTTCCGCCAAAGGACGACAAAGGTGCTCTAGATATTCAAGTACCAGGGCTCGAATCAACATTGTTTCCATATCAGAGGAGAACACTACAGTGGCTTTTGTCAAGAGAAGGCGTAGGCTGGTCCAGTTCGGAAGCTAGGCTACAAACGATCCCCTTGGAGGACCACAAAACCTCAATCGACAGTTTTCGAACAATTCAGGATGCGGATGGAAAGGATGTGTTTATAAGCGATTTATTTCAAACCATCACAAGAGACAAAAGCTTGTACAAACGAGCGGATAGATCTGTCAAAGGTGGAATATTGGCAGAGGAGATGGGCCTCGGCAAGACTCTTGAAATATTAGGACTTATTCTCCTGCATAGACGTGTGGAGCATCAAGCACAACAAAACGGATttaagatggatggacttgCCGCGACGGGTGCTACGTTGATTGTGACTCCAGAATCTCTGCGACAACAGTGGATAACGGAGATTGGCCGACATGCCCCGAGTCTGCGGGTGAAGCATTATCAGGGTTGCAAGAAAATGAAAGATGGGCAGGAAGAAACCATCATTGAAGAATTGTGTGGTTACGATGTCGTCATTACAACCTACTCTGTGCTTTCCGCGGAGCTGCACTTTGCGCTTGAGCCGCCGCAACGATCTCGCAGATTCGAGAGAGCATACCCTCGAACAACATCTCCTCTAGTTAAGATATCCTGGTGGCGGCTGTGTCTCGATGAGGCACAGATGATTGAGAACGGGTATAGCCAGGCAGCATCTGTTGCTCGTGTGCTGCCTCGCGTTAACGCATGGGGTATCACTGGAACGCCGGTTAAAGATGATGTAAAGGATCTGTTTGGTCTCCTACTCTTTCTAAGATATGAGCCATACTGCTCTGCATCGCAGATCTGGCAGGCGCTTATTGCCAAGCACAAGCCGCTTTTTCAACAGGTATTCAATTCCATCTCATTGCGACACACCAAGACGCTTGTTCGAGACGAAATTTTGCTCCCTGCTCAAAAACGATTCGTCATCAGCATGCCATTTACTGCTGTCGAAGAGCAGCATTATCAATCATTGTTTAAAGAAATGGCCGAAGAGTGTGGTCTCGAGACTGATGGATCGCCGAAGAAAGATGAATGGACTTCCGAAGAGTACGAGGATGTCATGAGAATCTGGTTGAATCGATTGCGGCAAACGACGTTACACCCCGAGGTTGGTCTGTACAACCGCCGATTGTTGGGGTATAATAAGTCGCGACCGATGAGAACAGTGGACGAAGTTCTTACTGCGATGTTGGAGCAAAGTGAAAATGCAATCAGGGCGGAAGAAAGAGCATACTTATTAAATCGCTTAACTCGGGGTCAGCTGTATGAAAACAGCCCTCGTGTAAAGGAAGCATTGGTGTTGTGGGAGGATGTAAGAACAGAGACTGAACGACTCGTCGCAGATGCCAGAACCAAACTCAAGGATGCTATCCGAGAGCATGGTGGAGAAGAGGCTGTACATAaggctgaagaagaggaccAAGCTCGCGATATGTCTGAGactgatgatgacgacaaaGATGAACTGGAAGTTAAAGGGAAAATCGGAGAGTGTCGCCGAAGGCTCCGCTCGGCCTTGGAATTGCACCATAAGGCTGTCTTCTTCTGTGCTAATGCCTACTTTCAAATCAAAGATAACGCAGACATGACGGTACCAGACTCTGAGGAGTTTCAGcggctgaagaagctcgaggATGCTGGGTACGATGCAGCAAAGGCTTTGAGAAGGGAGATTTTGCGAGAGAGTAACCGCAAAGCAATGCGACTCATGAATAAGATTGCTCGCAACGCCCGAAATCAAACGTTCGCAGATATACCCGAACTGGCCACAAACCCAGAAAGGGGCATTGAAAGCGGTCGCATTGTCGATAATCTCGAAGTACTTTACGGCGAGTTGAATGAGCAAGCGGATGTGATCGATACATGGCGTGAAGAGGTCATTCAGTTGCTTCTGAAACcgctggttgatgaggacgatgacgtCGAAACAACCGGAGAGGAGCTTGGAGACTCTGCCAAGTTTCAAGATTTGCTCATGGTCTATGTCACTACCCTGCGAGCTGCTATCGCCGATCGTCAAGATGCGATATCTGGGCAAACGAACGAACTGGCCAAACATGAAACAGAAACCTCTCTCAGACTAGCAAAAGCGGGAGAAGGCCCAGCACCAGAAAAGATGGTACAAATGCTTCAGCTGAGAGCTGAAATCAAGCCCAAGCTTGCGCATCTATCCATGAGAGGAGCCATAAGTGAGTTTCGGGGCTTACAATCGCGGTTGGTTCGCGATACGGTGTCTGCAAGTCGCGAAGCCGTGGAAGCAAAGATTGCTTCGGATCAACTGAAGACGACGCAAGCCCAGATCAATGATCAAAACAAGGTGGCCCTGGCGCTGGAATCAGAAATCGAAAGCTTCAAAGTGGCAATGAATGCACGATTAGAATATTACCGTCAGCTACAGGCTGTTTCAGACGCAGTTCTTCCCCTGGAAGGCTCTAAAGATGAGACAGCAATCAACAAGTTGAAGCAGACGGAAGAAGACTTGCGGCGCAAACTATCCTCTGCCGAGGCAAAGCACAGATACC TTGTGAACCTGAAGGAAGCTGGTTCCAAGTCGAACGAGCCTCGAATGTGTGTCATTTGCCAAATGCCTTTTGTCACTGGTGTCTTGACGGTCTGCGGGCACCAGTTTTGCAAGGAATGCATGACACTGTGGTTCAAAGCGCACCATAACTGCCCCGTTTGCAAGAGAGgcttgaagccatcaaacttgCACGACATTGCCATAAAACCGCAGCAGTTGCAGATTCGTAGTGAAGGGACCAATGATCAGGGAGGCTCTCTACAACGAAGAACTACTAGCTCGCCCAAAAAGACGGCAATCTACTCCGAATTCAACGAAGATAAACTTGCCGAGATCAAAAACGTGGAGCTGGACGGCCCATCGTTTACCACCAAGGTCGATACTCTTGTTAGACACCTTTTATGGCTCCGAGAATCCGATCCCGGCGCAAAGTCAATTGTATTTTCGCA GTATCGCGACTTCTTGCATATTCTCCGCAACGCATTCAGACGCTTCCGCATAGGCCACGCCTCCATCGACGACGTAAacggcatcaccagcttcaaagaagATCCAGCAACTGAGGTGTTTCTCCTCCATGCACGCGCTCACTCCAGCGGGCTCAACCTCGTCAACGCAAGCCACGTGTTTCTCTGCGAACCTCTCCTCAACACGGCCCTCGAACTGCAGGCGATTGCTCGCGTCGACCGTATTGGACAGCAACACGAAACAACCGTCTGGCTGTACTTGGTGTCTGGCACGGTAGAAGAGAGTATTTACAATCTATCTGTACGACGACGAATGGAGCACATGGGCCGTCGGAacgccaaggccaagggGATAGCTACGCCGGAAGTACTGGATGCGAATATT
- a CDS encoding IGR protein (similar to Metarhizium robertsii ARSEF 23 XP_007822981.1) produces the protein MRAPGLRASLRLIAPNTSLANGIQIRFLHKTRPPHTIPQPRPFVPDVPTFLTLIGRGLNKHASKFPSWDALFSLTSPELKELGIEPPRNRRYLLQWMQRYRKGALGPGGDFEFVKDGEAILKVATPPASVVTDTKWVVNVPHGAGAEAETSSEPSTLPRPKGYTVRGSRSITGPYAQPLPEEAGAVVKVTEGMWEQRRGRKIDGGERRRAEVRFKRRSAERRAERESEMMAKM, from the coding sequence atgagggCTCCTGGCCTCCGAGCTTCTCTGCGTCTCATCGCACCAAACACATCTCTCGCAAATGGCATACAAATCAGATTCTTGCACAAGACCCGACCTCCGCATACGATACCCCAACCACGCCCCTTCGTTCCCGACGTACCTACCTTCCTAACCCTCATCGGGCGCGGCCTGAATAAGCACGCATCCAAGTTCCCATCATGGGACGCCCTCTTCTCTCTCACCTCTCCTGAACTCAAAGAACTCGGAATCGAACCCCCACGAAACAGACGATATCTCCTCCAATGGATGCAACGATACCGCAAGGGCGCGCTGGGTCCTGGCGGTGATTTCGAATTCGTCAAGGACGGCGAAGCGATTCTCAAGGTAGCCACGCCGCCTGCCTCTGTTGTGACCGACACAAAATGGGTCGTCAATGTTCCCCATGGTGCAGGAGCCGAAGCCGAGACGTCATCAGAACCCTCAACATTACCCCGACCCAAGGGCTACACAGTTCGCGGATCGAGGTCAATAACTGGCCCGTACGCGCAGCCGCTTCCCGAAGAGGCGGGTGCGGTGGTGAAAGTCACAGAGGGCATGTGGGAGCAGCGCCGTGGACGAAAGATTGATGGCGGTGAGCGACGCAGAGCAGAGGTGCGCTTTAAGAGACGATCCGCGGAACGAAGAGCAGAGAGAGAGTCAGAGATGATGGCGAAAATGTAA
- a CDS encoding small acidic protein family domain-containing protein, whose amino-acid sequence MVTKTPLPPKAVRKELKKAKKASTNKAKRTRNNRDRKNELRAAKKAKAIANAPQKKEKKRQRLLKRAKRLEIQGNKLLAEAKKATEQYRLMTEAKTLADAKSQDDDNAASSGEESDAKSTTSSSSSDSDGGAPIEPTASAVFVIDTKKRRRESDATTSKNKASSGNAGSKPKKSKTVKVEASPDSDETSESESESESESESSESESESEVEETKKQKKKKNEKKEKAAKKNKPAKVKRVKGDKPEVSTDNAAEQWNVGGLEGGSERRSKFMRLLGGKKGGAALGSTTNTKTDSVKAEADIRRQFEEGMKAKFDGASQRRGLGA is encoded by the exons ATGGTCACGAAGACACCTCTACCCCCCAAAG CTGTTAGGAAGGaattgaagaaggcaaagaaggctTCGACCAACAAGGCCAAGCGAACCCGCAACAACAGAGATCGCAAGAATGAACTCAGGGCTGCAAAAAAAGCAAAGGCGATTGCAAATGCTCcccaaaagaaggaaaagaagcgTCAACGGCTCTTAAAGCGAGCAAAGAGACTAGAAATACAGGGAAACAAGCTGCTTGCTGAGGCCAAGAAAGCTACTGAGCAATACCGGTTGATGACAGAAGCCAAGACG CTGGCTGACGCCAAATCTCAAGACGATGACAACGCCGCTTCGTCTGGAGAAGAAAGTGACGCAAAATCCACcacatcctcgtcttcgtcagaTTCTGATGGGGGTGCGCCGATCGAACCTACCGCTTCTGCCGTGTTCGTCATAGATACGAAAAAGCGCCGAAGAGAAAGTGATGCAACTACgagcaagaacaaggctTCATCTGGAAATGCAGGatccaagcccaagaagagcaagacTGTCAAGGTCGAAGCAAGCCCAGACTCGGATGAAACCAGCGAATCAGAATCGGAATCAGAATCGGAATCGGAATCatcagaatcagaatcagaatcGGAAGTAGAAGAGACGAagaaacagaagaagaagaaaaatgaaaagaaggagaaagcaGCGAAAAAGAATAAACCGGCGAAAGTGAAGAGAGTCAAAGGGGACAAGCCCGAGGTTTCTACTGACAACGCCGCTGAACAATGGAATGTCGGTGGCCTGGAAGGGGGATCCGAGCGACGGAGCAAGTTCATGAGACTTCTTGGTGGGAAAAAGGGCGGTGCTGCGTTGggaagcaccaccaacaccaagacggATTCTGTCAAGGCCGAGGCTGACATTCGACGCCAATTCGAAGAGGGTATGAAGGCAAAGTTTGACGGAGCCAGCCAAAGACGTGGACTCGGCGCGTGA
- a CDS encoding basic-leucine zipper (bZIP) transcription factor (similar to Metarhizium robertsii ARSEF 23 XP_007822979.1), which produces MSVETQHLTPPTIRIQSASPVPFDQINTTSLKTTGSKFESLQRPKFVSTRFRSNNNTNQSRKRPSAETNLDDRQSTAKMTATKMARHGSESSTSSSSSKKHASSPSSRKSKSSPKDVDWTDVTDPEERRRIQNRIAQRKFREKARENKEKAERELRNQEHAGNSYRIPSPADFNMDRELSGLPWGGVSWGLAVSRGHEVQSRRSSGRGTYVGDDPYSGAQYVTYSHGLHQTASYGSSGAEEAYYDDTSYAYDPTGIPAYATVAQ; this is translated from the exons ATGTCTGTAGAAACACAGCACCTGACGCCTCCTACTATTCGTATACAGAGTGCTTCACCAGTTCCCTTTGACCaaatcaacaccacatcccTGAAAACAACGGGTTCAAAGTTTGAGAGCCTGCAACGACCCAAATTTGTTTCCACTCGATTcagaagcaacaacaacaccaaccagtCCCGCAAGAGACCTTCCGCAGAGACAAATTTGGACGACCGCCAATCCACTGCTAAAATGACTGCAACAAAGATGGCCAGACACGGGTCAGAGAGCAGCACAAGCAGCTCATCCTCGAAGAAGCAcgcatcatcaccgtcatcaAGAAAGTCGAAGTCCAGCCCCAAAGACGTCGATTGGACCGACGTGACGGACCCCGAGGAGAGAAGACGGATTCAAAACCGAATTGCTCAGCGCAAGTTCA GAGAAAAGGCTCGGGAGAATAAGGAAAAGGCAGAGCGAGAGCTTCGCAACCAAGAACATGCTGGGAATAGCTATCGCATCCCGTCTCCTGCAGACTTCAATATGGACAGGGAACTGTCGGGCCTTCCCTGGGGTGGTGTAAGCTGGGGCCTCGCCGTGTCAAGAGGACATGAAGTACAGAGTCGCCGCAGCAGTGGTCGCGGTACATATGTCGGCGATGATCCTTACTCGGGCGCACAATACGTCACTTACAGCCACGGtttgcaccagacggctAGTTATGGCAGCAGTGGTGCAGAGGAAGCTTATTACGACGATACGAGTTACGCTTATGACCCAACGGGCATCCCGGCGTACGCAACAGTGGCTCAATGA
- a CDS encoding ribosome associated membrane protein RAMP4 domain-containing protein: MAQTLEQRRRNAKFAKEQESRMGKSDDQIKKRTKETPKSPISPVWIVLLGFVVFGGLVFEALSRMFA, encoded by the exons ATG GCCCAAACTCTTGAGCAGCGCCGCCGAAACGCAAAGTTCGCCAAGGAGCAGGAGTCTCGTATGGGCAAGTCGGACGACCAGATTAAGAAGAGGACCAAGGAGACGCCCAAGTCTCCTATTTCGCCTGTTTGGATTG TTCTCCTtggtttcgtcgtcttcggcGGTCTAGTATTCGAAGCTCTATCCCGCATGTTCGCCTAA
- a CDS encoding beta-glucosidase (similar to Aspergillus terreus NIH2624 XP_001216552.1) — MRSVLFGLAPLGAAALAVSPDVYPTPQGNGQGKWAEAYTQARAFVAQMTLEEKVNITRGFTDKSNTCAGNTGSIPRLNWHGLCLMDAGNGVRATDMVSSWASGLHVGASWDKNLTYERGLWMAREFKAKGVNIALGPNAGPLGRTPLGGRNWEGFSVDPYLSGALNAETITGMQEAGVMANLKHYIANEQETYRRPYFGVEAASSNIDDKTLHEYYLWPFMDGVKAGAASIMCSYNRINNTYGCENSKLMNGVLKGELGYEGFVMLDWNAQHNLNSANAGLDMLMPLGGSWGNNLTEAVRNGTVKEARVTDMATRILAAWYLVGQDKSFPVPGIGMKNLTEPHEPIDARDPRSKPVLLEGAISGHVLVKNENHTLPFKKPLRMVSVYGYDATVPATKNTDVLFQLGYYSSKEMGQAVLGKEYHFDQAARGGTIVSGGRAGSNAPAYIIDPLSAIQQRARKDNTWVNWDLTSNNPDVNGASEACLVFINAIATEGWDRDGLHDVFSDTLVKNVASKCANTIVVIHAAGIRLVDQWIEHPNVTATIIAHLPGQDSGAALVKLLYGEANFSGKLPYTLAKNESDYSVYKPCGRGPSNTTTPQCDYTEGVYLDYRAFDQKNIAPRYEFGYGLSYTSFSYGGIQLSQDKGLCKSAGNATNLWENVATVKATVRNTGPVAGEEVAQLYVGIPGAPVKQLRGFEKVKLAPGQSASVEFGLTRRDLSEWDVGQQKWVVQDGEYKVFVGASSRDIRLTGSIVVRE; from the exons ATGCGATCTGTTTTGTTTGGGCTTGCGCCGCTGGGGGCagctgctttggctgttTCGCCAGATGTATATCCAACGC CCCAAGGAAATGGTCAGGGGAAATGGGCTGAGGCATACACTCAAGCTCGCGCCTTTGTCGCGCAGATGACACTAGAAGAAAAGGTCAACATCACGCGTGGATTCACAGACAAAAGCAACACCTGTGCTGGTAATACGGGGTCTATCCCACGGCTCAATTGGCATGGACTGTGTCTCATGGACGCTGGAAACGGCGTCAGGGCTACCGACATGGTGAGCTCGTGGGCATCAGGGCTTCACGTCGGCGCCAGTTGGGATAAGAATCTCACATATGAACGTGGCCTGTGGATGGCAAGAGAGTTCAAGGCCAAGGGAG TGAATATTGCCCTTGGTCCAAATGCCGGCCCCCTGGGCAGAACACCTCTCGGTGGGCGAAACTGGGAAGGTTTCTCGGTTGATCCCTATCTTTCAGGCGCGTTGAACGCCGAGACCATCACCGGCATGCAAGAAGCCGGAGTCATGGCAAACTTAAAG CACTACATCGCAAATGAGCAAGAAACCTATCGACGCCCCTACTTTGGTGTAGAAGCAGCCTcatccaacattgacgacaagACCCTCCACGAGTACTATCTCTGGCCCTTTATGGACGGTGTCAAAGCCGGCGCCGCTTCCATCATGTGCTCCTACAACCGGATCAACAATACGTACGGATGCGAGAACAGCAAGCTCATGAATGGTGTTCTCAAGGGCGAGTTAGGGTACGAGGGATTCGTCATGCTCGACTGGAACGCGCAGCACAATTTGAATAGCGCTAATGCTGGACTGGATATGCTTATGCCCCTTGGCGGTTCGTGGGGTAATAATCTCACGGAGGCGGTGCGCAATGGGACAGTCAAAGAGGCGAGAGTGACTGATATGGCGACGAG AATTCTCGCGGCGTGGTATCTCGTCGGTCAAGACAAGAGCTTTCCTGTCCCTGGGATCGGGATGAAGAATCTCACTGAGCCTCATGAGCCGATCGATGCTCGTGACCCGCGATCAAAGCCTGTTCTTTTGGAGGGCGCTATTTCGGGACATGTGCTTGTCAAGAATGAGAATCACACGCTGCCTTTTAAGAAGCCGCTGAGAATGGTGTCCGTGTATGGGTACGATGCCACGGTTCCCGCTACGAAGAACACAGATGTCCTTTTTCAGCTGGGGTACTACTCGTCCAAGGAGATGGGGCAGGCTGTTCTCGGTAAAGAGTACCACTTCGATCAGGCTGCGCGAGGAGGAACAATTGTGTCTGGGGGCCGAGCAGGATCGAATGCTCCAGCATACATCATCGAC CCCCTGAGCGCCATTCaacaaagagcaagaaaggaCAACACATGGGTGAATTGGGATCTCACATCTAACAACCCTGACGTGAACGGCGCCAGCGAAGCAtgcctcgtcttcatcaatgCGATTGCCACAGAAGGCTGGGACCGAGACGGCCTCCACGACGTCTTTAGCGATACGCTCGTCAAGAATGTGGCTTCCAAGTGTGCCAACACCATCGTTGTCATTCACGCAGCTGGCATCCGTCTCGTCGACCAGTGGATTGAGCATCCGAACGTGACAGCCACCATCATTGCCCATCTCCCTGGACAGGATAGCGGTGCCGCACTCGTCAAGTTGCTGTACGGAGAGGCCAATTTCTCGGGTAAATTACCGTATACGCTGGCCAAGAACGAGTCGGATTATTCTGTGTATAAGCCATGTGGGCGTGGGCCAAGCAACACTACCACTCCGCAGTGCGACTACACCGAGGGCGTGTACCTCGACTACAGGGCATTTGATCAGAAGAATATCGCGCCACGGTACGAATTCGGATATGGACTGAGCTATACCTCCTTCTCGTATGGAGGCATTCAGCTGTCCCAGGACAAAGGGCTATGCAAGTCCGCTGGGAATGCAACCAATTTGTGGGAGAATGTCGCCACGGTGAAGGCTACAGTTCGTAATACTGGCCCTGTGGCCGGAGAAGAAGTTGCCCAGCTGTACGTGGGTATTCCTGGCGCGCCGGTGAAGCAGCTTCGTGGGTTTGAGAAGGTGAAGCTTGCGCCGGGGCAGTCGGCCAGCGTGGAGTTTGGCCTGACGAGACGGGATTTGAGTGAGTGGGATGTCGGGCAGCAGAAGTGGGTGGTGCAGGATGGCGAGTACAAGGTGTTTGTGGGAGCTAGCAGTCGTGATATTCGGTTGACTGGGTCGATTGTGGTGAGGGAATGA